CATCTTCTTTAATCAATATTCTTCCGTTTTTATCTAACAGAAAGGTGGTAGGAAAAACTTTCGGAAGTATTTTTTCTGAGATAGGGCTTTGCGCAATATACACCGGAACGGTATAGTTATTTTCTTTCATAAACTTTCTTACCGTAGCCTCTTCATCTTTCATTGCAATTAAAACGAAATCTATATTTTCTTTTCTTTTGTCGTACAATCTTTGTATTGATGGCCATTCTTTTCTACACGGAGGACACCATGTTCCCCAAAAATTTAGAAAAACAGGTTTGTCTTTAAAGTTTTTCAGATTGGTACTCGGCACATTGATTCCCTGTAAATCTACATCATAATCTTCCGGGCTGATGTGCACTGCATTTTCTATCGTAGCAATCGGAAAAAATTGGTCCTTAAGAAAATTTCGTACTCCGGGAACTAAAAATATAACGCCTAAAACTGCGAGAATAACAACGTAAATAATCAGTTTTTTCATAATTCTTTATTTACAATAATTCTAAAATTTCCTGAATGGCATCTTTTCCTCTGTTTCTAGAATAATATACCTGCAAATCATTATAAAAACTCTCTCTAGGATATGCTTCAGGATCGGCTTTGAATTTTAATAATAGTTCATTCCCAAATTTTGGACGCGGTCCCCAAGAATTTTTCACATTAAAGTTTTCATCTAAAATGATTACTTTCGGAATAGATTCTGTTTCGTTTGTCAAAAACTGATTGATTAAACTCTTATCACTGTCTCTTAGGAAGATTTTTACTTCATTGTGACCTTCAAAGAATTTAGCTAAAGCAGGAACGGTCGCACTTGCGTCGCCACACCAAGCTTCAGAAATAATAAGAATTTTTCCGTTGAAATTTTTAGACTTTAACTCGTTGATTTGCTCTTCGTCGACAACAAATTTTTTCAAAGTTCTATCCATTCTCTGGATTCCCAACTCGTAATACATTTTATATTCTGCATCTTGTGGAGTTGGAGGATTTTCAAGTCTTTGATGAGCGATTTGAAGATATTCTTCAAAAGATATGGCTTTATCCCAGTAATTTTTCATGATTACTAAAAATTTAATTTAAAATTGATTACTATTTCGGGTTCTGTTGATTAAAAATAAATCAGCTAAAACAAATGCGGCTAAGCTTTCCACCACAGGAACTGCTCTTGGAACAACACAAGGATCGTGTCTGCCTTTTCCTTCTACAGTAACTGCATTTCCATCTTTGTCAACACTGTTTTGTGGTCTTAAAATGGTTGCTACCGGTTTGAAAGCTACTCGGAAATAAATATCCATTCCATTAGATATTCCACCCTGAATTCCACCGGAAAGGTTTGATTTTGTAGAAAAGTCGGTATTAAATTCATCATTATGTTCGCTTCCTGTCATTTTTGCACCACAAAATCCGCTTCCATATTCAAAACCTTTGCATGCGTTGATGTTGAGCATTGCTTTTGCCAATTCAGCCTGAAGTTTAGAAAAAACGGGTTCACCAATTCCTACAGGAACGTTTTTGATGACACAGGTAATGGTTCCGCCAATTGTATTGCCTTCTTTTTTGATTTCTTTAATTTTTGAAATCATTTTTTCGGCAGTTTCAGTATCGGGACAACGTACTTCATTGCTTTCGGTTTTAGAAAAATCTAAATCCTGATAAGGTTTTACACAGAAAATTTCGCCCACAGAAGAAACGTAAGCGTTGATTTCAATATCCTTTAAAAATTGTTTTGCTAAAGCTCCGGCAACGACCCAATTGATGGTTTCTCTCGCAGAAGATTTTCCGCCGCCACGATAATCTCTGATCCCAAATTTTTGATCATACGTGAAATCCGCATGACTAGGGCGATAAGAATGGGCAATGTGATCATAGTCTTTCGATTTTTGATTTTCATTTTCAATCATAAAGCCGATAGGAGTTCCGGTGGTTTTTCCTTCGAAAATTCCGGAAAGAAACTGTACGGTATCGCTTTCTTTTCGTTGGGTAACGATTGCTGATTGGCCGGGTTTTCTACGATTCAACTCATATTGAATTTTTTCAAAATCGACTTCCAGACCTGCCGGGAAATTATTGATGATTCCGCCATAAGCTGCGCCGTGACTCTCGCCAAACGTGGTTAGGCTGAGAAGATTACCTAAAGTATTGAACATAGTACAAAATTACCGTTTTTTATTCAGATAATAAAGTCTTTGGCAATCGGTTTATTGATAACTCTTTTTGATTAATTCTATTGTTTTGTCGAGTTCCTTTTTTTCTTCAGCATTAAGGTTTTTCCAGATAAATCCTTTTTTTAAATTGTTTTTATCAATAGGTTTTGGAAATATTTTTTCTTTTTGATAATCAAAAACATAATTTACTGAGATTGCAGGAACTGGCGTATCAAAATTGAAAGGGTATTTTTTTGAAACATTAAACTTTAAATCTCCAACTTTATAAGAATTGTATTGATTATATTCGTAATGAGATGGCTTTATAATCTGTTTTTTTTCAAATGGTGTCATAAATCTTCCCACCTGAAAACTTGGAATAAACTTTTGAATAAGATTGGGAAAAGAGAAAATTCCCACAACAGTAAATATCAAAAATGAGGAAATTAAAACTGTATATTTTTTATTTAAATATTTAAAAAATACAACAAAGAATATCACAAAAAATACATCAATGAAAAATCGGTATTGTGCTGAAAAAAGTAGAACTGAAGCGCTTTTTATCAATATTGAAATACAAATCAGACTAATGATTTTGTTTTTTTTAACAATAGAGAATATAATGAAACTTATTAAGCTGAAAATAAAAAAAATATTGATAATTGACTTTAATCCTTTTAATGAAAGCCAATTCTTAATATAATCAAGCCAAGAGAATTTTAAAATTTCTGCGTAAGAATATTGTTCATCATAAGTTTTTACGATGGCAAATTTTGAAGATGCTTTTAACAGTTCAGGATTAGATTTCCAAGGAATTCCTAAATCTAAAACTGCTATTGGGAAAATGGGATAGCCAAATGTCCAGATATTTTTCACAATAAATAAAAGAAAAACAACGGAGCCGAAAATAAGTTTTTTATAGTCAAATTTAATAATGAAAATGGAGTAGAGGAGAATGAAAATCGGCAGCCAGATAATGGTTGGTTTGATGGCAAAAGTGAAAACTGAAAAGGCGAATAAAAAAGAAATATTTTTGTTTCCGGATAGAATTTCGTTTAAAATAAATAGTGAAAAAATAATTACAGGCAAATCCGGGCTTGGGGATTGTGAAAAAATAAGTAAAACGGGAATGAAAATAAGTTGAATCCAGCTTTTTTTTTCTACAATATAAATTCCGTAAACAATAAGTAAAACGGCATTAAGTTTTAAAAAGGGGTCTGCAAAATTACTAAATCCGGCCTGTAGGATGTGCCAAACCGACATTTGTCCCAAAATCAAATCAAGATTAGAGATTCCTTTCACCAAACCATATTCTGTAACCCATTTTATCGTAGGAACATAATATCCGAAATGGTCTAAAATAAATGGATAAAAAGAGCTGCAAAATAAGATTACCGTTATTAAAACGCCTAAAATTATAGAATCCTTTTTTGAGAATTTATAAAAATCTAGGTAGAGCTTGTCTTTAAAAAAGTAAAAAATTCCGATTAAAATGATAGGAATTTCAACATATAAATTCAGTGGAGTGAAAAATGATAGAACAGTGAAAATTAAACCCGTTGAGAAAATTCCGGCTAAAACTTTTCCTGAAATCCCGGTAAGGCTTTTTCTAAAAATATTTTCCATCAGTTTTCCCCAACCCATAAAGGTTGTAACTAGAAAAATTGAGGAGAATAAAATTAATAGCATAAAAAAAGATTGCCTAAAAATAAGCAATCTTTAATGTTTGTGAAAATATTTAATTATTTAGGTTGTACTCGACCACTTTTTCTGTCTTGTGACCTACCTAATGTATATCCTGTTGCTCCACCGATGATACCACCAACTACGGCACCACCACCACGGTTTTTCTTATTAACAATAGCTCCCAAAGCCGCGCCACTCACTACACCAATTGCAGTCCCTTTTGCAGCTTCACTTATCCCTTTTTTCTTAGCGGTTGTTCCTTGAGATGAATAGTTGCTTGCCTGGCTTCCGTTGTTGCTAGAAGAAGACGGTGCGTCTCTGTATATTGTTTTGGTTTCTTTGATTACCTGAGGTTTTGCGGCAGCTGCTGTTTTAGCTTTTTCAACTTCCGCTATGCTATCGTTTCTTTTTTGTGTTTCGTAGGCGAATCTTTCTCTTTCAATAGCCAGTTTTTGCTTTTCTATATCAAGCTGTCTAGCCTGAAATTCTAATTTCTGTTGTTCTAAAGTTTTTTCAGCAACTTTATTATCATCCTTCTTACAGGCCGTCAATGTAAATATTGAAATCAAACCTGTTAAAACTATATTTTTCATAACTCAAATTTTCTATACGATTAAACTTTTGAAGTCTATATCCTGATAATTTCAATTATGAAGCCAAGGTTTAGTTAAGGAAGTGTTAAAGTTTTAAAATGCTTTTTGAAAAAGATAGCTCGAAGAAGCCAGTGTTTATCACGTATGGTTGATTTTTTTTAATTAAATCTCTAGTTATAGAGAAAATATTTCTTTTTTATTGTCTCTTTTGCATATATTTATAATAACTAAAAATCGACCCATGGAAATATCAGATTATCTTTCATTGCTTGAGAATTTTATATTATTAGGTTTAGTTTTGCTATTTGTCTTCTTAATTTCTATTTATTTAAGGCAGCAGAGCAGTAAGTCAGGATTTTGGTATTACAGCCAAGGCTTTCCCCATTATAAAAAGTATTTTTCAAAAAAGTAGATTTATTGTTTACTAATGGATAAGTAGTTTTAAGAAAACAAAAAAGTCCCTAAACTGGTATAGATTAGGGACTTAGTTGGAGGTGCCTAGCGGATTCGAACCGCTGTAGATGGTGTTGCAGACCACTGCCTAGCCGCTCGGCCAAAGCACCGTTTTTAGGTGCTGCAAATATAGGGAAATAATAATATTCTCCAAATTTTTTATGCAATTTCTTTTACACCAATTGCGTCAATTTCGTTCTTAGCCTGTTTTTCAGCCTCATAATTTTTGATATTGATTACTCTAGTGTCGCTCCAGTTGTCATGCCATCCATTTTCTCCTAAAAATGATAAAGCATCAAAAGGAACCAATCGTGTAATATTTCTAATAAAATAATCTCCTAAAGTAGGTTCCTTGCCATCTGTCATTATCACTTTTGTTCCGGTAATGTATTTCCCGAGACTTCTTCCTTTAGTAAAGTATTCAATTAGAAATATATAAAAGAAAAATATAATACTTGTGATAATAATATCGGCAACTCTTCCCAATTCAGCTAATTGGTCAAAGAATTTAGTGAAATAATATATTCCAAAAATTCCGTCAAGAATACCGCCGGCAAGACCTAATGCGAAAAAAATTAAGTTAAATGCAATTCTATCAACAAGAATATTAACGAACCTCATTCCCTTGGTTGCTCTGTGTCTATCAATAATTTGTAAATATTTTCTCATGATTATATGTTTTTAGTTTAAAAGCCTTTTAAAGTAAATCTTAAAGTGGCATTGATATCAATTACAGCTGTAATGCCATACTCGTTTAAAAGAATTTGATGGGGTTTTAGTTTAAAAACTTTCCCGGTCATTTTCAGTCCTTTGTAATATTCTTTATTAAACGCTTCTTCAATGCTTTTTTTTGACGATGCTTCAAGCTCGTTTGTAGGAATTCCGTATTCGTTTTCAATCATCTTTACAATTTTACCTTTAAAAAGAGAAGTTGCCAATTTTTGAAGAAGGTTTGAGGTTTTTAATTTAAACTTGGTATCCGACAGCACAATTTTTTGTTTTGTTTCATCATAAATAGGAATACCTGAAATAAAAGCCGTTCCATTTACGTAACCTTCCGTTTCAGCTTCAATCATAATACGGTTTGCCTCGCCATATACTTTTATATCCGTAATTTTTACTTTAGAGTCTCTGATATCAAATTCCTTATTTAAAAAGCTTTTCTTGGCGATATTGGTCGCTTCAGAAAATGGAATATTTGCAGTGGTCTGCAATAGAAACTGGTCTGCTAATAGAGGAATAAAATTAAAATTCATCACTGCTTTTGCAGGTTGTGAGGCCTCTGGTTTTGTTCCGGTGTAGGTTTCAGAAAAAATATCAATTCCAATATTGGTGTCAATCTGATTTCCATAAAATTTCAGCGGAGTAATATTAACGTTGATGGGAGTTATTTTCAACCATGTATTATATTCTTCAGAGATGTTGAAAGGTTGCGAAAAAGCATTCCACGCCAAAACAGCGTATTGCTGAAAGTTGAGCTGTGTAGCCATTTGCTGGTCAATGGTTTTACAGAAGTTATACTGTTGCTCTTTAAGGCTTTTTTCGACGAGTGAAGTGATAGGAATTTTAATTTTTCCGTAATCTAAAACTGGTTTTTTGACCCATTTAAAACCCATGGGTTGTGTAAAAGTGCTTACCGTCCAGTTATTTTTAAAACTTAAAGCTGTTTTAAAATACATCACCGTTTCAAAAGTCGTTTCCTGATAGGTGTAAACTCCCAAAGTACCAATGCCTTTTTCTGCCCATATTTTTAATGGAACTTCAATCACAATATTTTGATTGGCATCTCCAACCAGTCGTATTGGTCGGGT
The sequence above is a segment of the Chryseobacterium turcicum genome. Coding sequences within it:
- a CDS encoding DUF4403 family protein, whose translation is MKTFNLIFLLLAIGIFGQNNTSGDAIYNFPKIKSSITMPVTIPLSEISNMINASVKDMIFQDDSYTDNDNDQFKVKVWKTRPIRLVGDANQNIVIEVPLKIWAEKGIGTLGVYTYQETTFETVMYFKTALSFKNNWTVSTFTQPMGFKWVKKPVLDYGKIKIPITSLVEKSLKEQQYNFCKTIDQQMATQLNFQQYAVLAWNAFSQPFNISEEYNTWLKITPINVNITPLKFYGNQIDTNIGIDIFSETYTGTKPEASQPAKAVMNFNFIPLLADQFLLQTTANIPFSEATNIAKKSFLNKEFDIRDSKVKITDIKVYGEANRIMIEAETEGYVNGTAFISGIPIYDETKQKIVLSDTKFKLKTSNLLQKLATSLFKGKIVKMIENEYGIPTNELEASSKKSIEEAFNKEYYKGLKMTGKVFKLKPHQILLNEYGITAVIDINATLRFTLKGF
- a CDS encoding thioredoxin family protein — translated: MKNYWDKAISFEEYLQIAHQRLENPPTPQDAEYKMYYELGIQRMDRTLKKFVVDEEQINELKSKNFNGKILIISEAWCGDASATVPALAKFFEGHNEVKIFLRDSDKSLINQFLTNETESIPKVIILDENFNVKNSWGPRPKFGNELLLKFKADPEAYPRESFYNDLQVYYSRNRGKDAIQEILELL
- a CDS encoding glycine zipper family protein; amino-acid sequence: MKNIVLTGLISIFTLTACKKDDNKVAEKTLEQQKLEFQARQLDIEKQKLAIERERFAYETQKRNDSIAEVEKAKTAAAAKPQVIKETKTIYRDAPSSSSNNGSQASNYSSQGTTAKKKGISEAAKGTAIGVVSGAALGAIVNKKNRGGGAVVGGIIGGATGYTLGRSQDRKSGRVQPK
- the aroC gene encoding chorismate synthase encodes the protein MFNTLGNLLSLTTFGESHGAAYGGIINNFPAGLEVDFEKIQYELNRRKPGQSAIVTQRKESDTVQFLSGIFEGKTTGTPIGFMIENENQKSKDYDHIAHSYRPSHADFTYDQKFGIRDYRGGGKSSARETINWVVAGALAKQFLKDIEINAYVSSVGEIFCVKPYQDLDFSKTESNEVRCPDTETAEKMISKIKEIKKEGNTIGGTITCVIKNVPVGIGEPVFSKLQAELAKAMLNINACKGFEYGSGFCGAKMTGSEHNDEFNTDFSTKSNLSGGIQGGISNGMDIYFRVAFKPVATILRPQNSVDKDGNAVTVEGKGRHDPCVVPRAVPVVESLAAFVLADLFLINRTRNSNQF
- a CDS encoding TlpA family protein disulfide reductase — protein: MKKLIIYVVILAVLGVIFLVPGVRNFLKDQFFPIATIENAVHISPEDYDVDLQGINVPSTNLKNFKDKPVFLNFWGTWCPPCRKEWPSIQRLYDKRKENIDFVLIAMKDEEATVRKFMKENNYTVPVYIAQSPISEKILPKVFPTTFLLDKNGRILIKEDAATDWDAESIHQFIDNILK
- a CDS encoding LIC_10190 family membrane protein, with amino-acid sequence MLLILFSSIFLVTTFMGWGKLMENIFRKSLTGISGKVLAGIFSTGLIFTVLSFFTPLNLYVEIPIILIGIFYFFKDKLYLDFYKFSKKDSIILGVLITVILFCSSFYPFILDHFGYYVPTIKWVTEYGLVKGISNLDLILGQMSVWHILQAGFSNFADPFLKLNAVLLIVYGIYIVEKKSWIQLIFIPVLLIFSQSPSPDLPVIIFSLFILNEILSGNKNISFLFAFSVFTFAIKPTIIWLPIFILLYSIFIIKFDYKKLIFGSVVFLLFIVKNIWTFGYPIFPIAVLDLGIPWKSNPELLKASSKFAIVKTYDEQYSYAEILKFSWLDYIKNWLSLKGLKSIINIFFIFSLISFIIFSIVKKNKIISLICISILIKSASVLLFSAQYRFFIDVFFVIFFVVFFKYLNKKYTVLISSFLIFTVVGIFSFPNLIQKFIPSFQVGRFMTPFEKKQIIKPSHYEYNQYNSYKVGDLKFNVSKKYPFNFDTPVPAISVNYVFDYQKEKIFPKPIDKNNLKKGFIWKNLNAEEKKELDKTIELIKKSYQ
- a CDS encoding RDD family protein, with protein sequence MRKYLQIIDRHRATKGMRFVNILVDRIAFNLIFFALGLAGGILDGIFGIYYFTKFFDQLAELGRVADIIITSIIFFFYIFLIEYFTKGRSLGKYITGTKVIMTDGKEPTLGDYFIRNITRLVPFDALSFLGENGWHDNWSDTRVINIKNYEAEKQAKNEIDAIGVKEIA